The sequence CTTCGACGACGCGAGCCATGTCGGGATGTACGTCGGTGACGGCGCGATGGTCCACGCCCCGCGCCCGGGCCGCAACGTGACGATGGCGGGCGCGGGCTCCATGCCGATCAAGGCCGTCGTCCGCCCGGACGCGTAGCCCTCGGGGTCGGGGGCCGGGCGGGTCTGCGCGGCCTTGTGCCGCCGGGGCCGGGCTTGGCTGCCCCGCCCGGCCAGCTGTGCCTGAGCCCCGTTCTTTGAGCTGCGTATGGCGAAGCCGGCAGGCGGGCTCGGCACTGGCACGGCATCGGCTCGGCCCTTGCCGCAGGGCTCGGGCCTGGTGGCCCGGCGGCCGAATGGCCCTTCGCCGCCCCCGCGGGATCGGGTGCGGAGGCAACCAAGTGGGCGGCGGCGACGTCTCGCCAGGCGGGACGAACCGCTCCCCGCCGTGACGTTGGTCATCCAGTGAGGCCGATTTTCCCCCGCGATGTCGGCATATGCCGGAGGGCCCCGCCAAGAACGGCATTCCGCTCCCCCGGCCGGGACCGCTAGGGTCTGCCGGACGAGCGCACCCTCGGGGGGAGGGAAGGAACCGGAGACGATGCCCGCACCCGTACCGCGGCAAAGGGAGACCCCCGCCACGGAGAGCGCTCAGGCCGTTCTGCAGACGGCCGCCGAACAGCTCGCCGCCGCGCCGACGACCCCGCACGCGACCCCGCCCGCGACCCTGCCGACGACCGCCCACCCCACCCCGCTGACCCTGCTGGTCATCGAGGACGACCCGGCCGGCGGTCTCACCGTCCCCGAGATCCTCGACGCCGACGGCCACCGCATCCGGCTCCGCACCGCCCGCAACCTCACCGAGGCCGCGCGGCTGCTCACGCCCGACGTGCACTGCATCCTGCTGGACCTGTCGCTCCCGGACGCGGGCCCCCGCACGGCGGGCACCGCCGTCGACCAGCTGTCCGCCCTCCGCCAGGTCCTGCGCATCGCCCCCCGCCACGCCGTCCTCGTCCTCGCCGGCGAGGCCGATGCCGAGCGCGCCGCCGAGGCCGTCCGGGTCGGCGCCCAGGACTTCCTCTTCCGGGACGAGCTGGACGGCCGGCTGCTGAGCCGCACGATCCGCTACGCGGTGGAGAGAAAACGGGCCGACATCGCCCAGTACAAACTTGCAGAATCGAAACTGCGCGCCCAGGAGAACGCCCGCCTGGAACGCGGCCTGCTCCCCACCCCCCTCCTCGAGGGCTCCGACCTCCGCTTCGCCGCGCGCTACCGCCCCGGCCGCAGCCGGGCCCTGCTCGGCGGCGACTTCTACGACACCGTCCGCACCCCCGACGGCACCGTCCACGCCATGATCGGCGACGTCTGCGGCCACGGCCCCGACGAAGCGGCCCTCGGGGTCGAGCTCCGCATCGCCTGGCGCGCGCTGACGCTGGCCGGGCTGTGCGGGGACGATCTGCTGTCCACCCTCCAGGAGGTCCTGGAGGTGGAGCGGCCCTGCGACGAGATCTTCGCGACGCTGTGCACGGTGGACATCGCCCCGGACGGCCGCCGCGCCGGGCTGTGCCTGGCCGGCCATCCGGCCCCGCTGATCTCCCGGCCGGGCCGCCCCGCGCGCCTGCTCCCGTACGAGAACAGCGGCCCGGCGCTCGGACTGCTGCCCAAGGCCCGCTGGCCGCGCCGCCAGGTCGAGCTCGGCGGCACCTGGAGCCTGATGCTCTACACCGACGGCCTGATCGAGGGCCGGATCGGCGAGGGCAAGGAGCGTCTCGGCCAGGACGGCATGGTCGAGATGATCAACCGCCACCTGGACCGCGGCCTGAGCGGGGAGGGCCTGCTGGAGGCCTCGGTGACCGAGGCCCGCCGCCTCAACGGCGGCGAGCTCACCGACGACGTGGCCGTGGTCCTGCTCTCCCGCGCCGAAGGCTGAGCGGACAGCCGGCGGCCAGCGGCCGGCCAGCGGGGGGGGACGGCCGGCCGAGGGGGCTACCGTCCGCCGTTGTAGGGCCCGTACGGCCCGTCGCTGCTGCTGCCACCGCGGCGCTTGCCGCCGCCCGAGGCCTGCTTGAGGGCCGGGCGGACGTCGACGAAGAACACGATGGTCGCGACCAGGCCGGCGATCGTCAGGAACAGCATCTGCGGCAGGAAGAAGTCCACGAGGACGGTGATGCCGAGGAGCACCAGCCAGAAGGTCTTGGTCTTCTTGTCGGCAGCCCGGTACGCGTCCTCACGGGCCACCAGGGCCATGACGAAAGCCACCACCGCGAGCACCAGCATGGCGAGCCCGAACAACGGGACCACCCCTCGATCGAACCCTTCCATCAACATCGCTTCGACCGCCTTCCACGCCCTGCGCCTGATGCCGTCCCACTCCACGCTACCGGCACGGGCACCTTCACGAACCACAACGGGCCGGACACCTTCCAGGTGCCCGGCCCGCCGTACGTCTTGCGGTTCAGCTCTCGTCGCCCGCCGTGACGGCGGCCTTCTTGGCCGTGGTCTTGCGCGCGGTGGTCTTCCGGGCGGCGGGCTTCTCCCCGGCGTCGGCCTCGGCGGACGGCTCCGCGTCGGCCGCCGTCTCCGGCTTCGGCTCGACGGCCACGGCGATGTCGACGATCTCCTCGGAGACCTCGCCCCGCCAGTGGCGCACGGCCTGCTCGCCGTGCTCGGCGACCTTGTCGTAGGTCTCCTTCGCGCGAACGGCGTACTCGGCCGCCACGCCGACCCCGCGCAGCGCCAGGTCCTGCGCGGCTTCCCCAAGCTTCTTCGGGTCGATCGCGCCGAACACCTCGGCGACCTTGGCGGTGACCGCCTCCTGCGCCTCCTTGGCCTTCTCCTGCACGACCTTCGGGTCGGTGTTCTTCACGGCCTCGATGCGCGCGGGGGCCTCGGCACGCAGCTGCTCGATGAGCCCGGGCACCTTCTTGGCCTGCTGCACGGCCAGGTCGGCGGTACCGGCGGCGAAGTAGAGCGGCGTCGGGTCGGTGAGGGTCTTCTTCAGGTCATCGGCGATGGCCATGTGGTGGTCCTCCCGGATCAAGTTCAGTTCGTCTTCGGCGGCATCTCGTCGGCGGGCGCGTCGAGCGCGTTCTCCTTGCGGAACGACTCGTAGATCTGGAGCAGCACCTGCTTCTGCCGCTCGTTGATGGTCGGGTCGGCGAGGATGACGGCGCGCGTCTCCACCTCGTCCCGGTCCCGCTCATCCAGGATCCCGGCCTGCACGTACAGCGTTTCCGCGGAGATCCGCAGCGCCTTGGCCAGCTGCTGCAGGATGTCCGCGCTCGGCTTGCGCAGCCCGCGCTCGATCTGGCTCAGGTAC comes from Streptomyces sp. NBC_01408 and encodes:
- a CDS encoding PP2C family protein-serine/threonine phosphatase: MPAPVPRQRETPATESAQAVLQTAAEQLAAAPTTPHATPPATLPTTAHPTPLTLLVIEDDPAGGLTVPEILDADGHRIRLRTARNLTEAARLLTPDVHCILLDLSLPDAGPRTAGTAVDQLSALRQVLRIAPRHAVLVLAGEADAERAAEAVRVGAQDFLFRDELDGRLLSRTIRYAVERKRADIAQYKLAESKLRAQENARLERGLLPTPLLEGSDLRFAARYRPGRSRALLGGDFYDTVRTPDGTVHAMIGDVCGHGPDEAALGVELRIAWRALTLAGLCGDDLLSTLQEVLEVERPCDEIFATLCTVDIAPDGRRAGLCLAGHPAPLISRPGRPARLLPYENSGPALGLLPKARWPRRQVELGGTWSLMLYTDGLIEGRIGEGKERLGQDGMVEMINRHLDRGLSGEGLLEASVTEARRLNGGELTDDVAVVLLSRAEG
- a CDS encoding DUF2516 family protein; its protein translation is MLMEGFDRGVVPLFGLAMLVLAVVAFVMALVAREDAYRAADKKTKTFWLVLLGITVLVDFFLPQMLFLTIAGLVATIVFFVDVRPALKQASGGGKRRGGSSSDGPYGPYNGGR
- a CDS encoding helix-turn-helix domain-containing protein — translated: MASLNVGNLGEYLREQRRQAQLSLRQLAEAAGVSNPYLSQIERGLRKPSADILQQLAKALRISAETLYVQAGILDERDRDEVETRAVILADPTINERQKQVLLQIYESFRKENALDAPADEMPPKTN